GGCGGAAGCGAAGCCACCATCACGCCGATGGCGGTGGCCGGCTTCTCCAATGCCCGAGCACTTTCCACCCGAAACGACGATCCCATCCGAGCCAGCCGCCCGTTCGACAAGGAACGTGACGGCTTCGTGATCGGAGAAGGCGCCGCCGTGCTGGTCCTCGAAACCGAGGAACATGCCCGCGCGCGCGGCGCCCGACCGCTGTGCGAACTCGCTGGCTATGGTGCCAGTGGTGACGCGTACCACATGACTGCGCCGTGCGTGGATGGCGATGGAGCGGCGCGCGCGATGGCGCGCGCCCTCGCCGACGCGCATTTGTTGCCGTCCGATGTGCAGTACGTGAACGCCCACGGCACCTCGACGCCCGCCGGCGATCCGGCCGAAGTGACTGCGATCAAGCGCACACTCGGCGACGCCGCGCGGAGCACCATGGTGAGTTCGACCAAGTCCATGACTGGACACCTGCTGGGCGCCGCTGGCGCTCTCGAGGCGGTCGTCTGCGCTCTCACGCTCTCGAGGGGGATCGTTCCACCGACCATCAACCTGGAACATCCGGATCCTCAATGCGACCTCGACTTCGTACCGATTCAGGCCCGCGCGAAACGCGTGACGGCCGCACTCTCGAACTCGTTCGGGTTCGGGGGACACAA
This portion of the Candidatus Eisenbacteria bacterium genome encodes:
- the fabF gene encoding beta-ketoacyl-ACP synthase II, with product MSHESRRVFVTGTGVISPLGNDTERFWEQLVAGRSGAGPITRFDVSQHDVKFACEVRDFSFEGVLDRKEAKRMDRFTQYAVVAAHQAIRSAGLDLERMNRERAGVLIGSGIGGMETFEEQHTNLLQKGPGRVSPFFIPMMIVDMAAGQISIQFGLKGPNFATVSACASGAHAIGEALRLIQAGDADVMLAGGSEATITPMAVAGFSNARALSTRNDDPIRASRPFDKERDGFVIGEGAAVLVLETEEHARARGARPLCELAGYGASGDAYHMTAPCVDGDGAARAMARALADAHLLPSDVQYVNAHGTSTPAGDPAEVTAIKRTLGDAARSTMVSSTKSMTGHLLGAAGALEAVVCALTLSRGIVPPTINLEHPDPQCDLDFVPIQARAKRVTAALSNSFGFGGHNVTLAFRATG